A window of Symphalangus syndactylus isolate Jambi chromosome 24, NHGRI_mSymSyn1-v2.1_pri, whole genome shotgun sequence contains these coding sequences:
- the MCTS2 gene encoding malignant T-cell-amplified sequence 2 isoform X1 — translation MAVSRSRVQLELTHQGAHLQSSLPARRKHSYHFLLLKPYCFSDPHWRGISSRKNSGPSAVVTWRLESGSCQISPGRKARWLCHLPVSDNGSDRPAGRVAPAGLPAGDSTGALPIPFVFLLSPASPWIMFKKFDEKESVSNCIQLKTSVIKGIKSQLVEQFPDKKTSSERALPSPRPPSYK, via the exons ATGGCCGTGAGTCGGTCTCGTGTCCAGTTAGAACTAACTCATCAGGGTGCGCATCTCCAGTCTTCTCTTCCGGCAAGGAGAAAGCATTCGTATCACTTCCTGCTTCTCAAGCCCTACTGTTTCAGTGATCCTCATTGGAGAGGAATCAGCAGTCGAAAGAACAGCGGGCCAAGCGCAGTTGTGACGTGGCGTTTAGAGAGCGGAAGTTGTCAGATTTCACCGGGCCGTAAAGCGCGCTGGCTGTGTCATCTTCCGGTTAGCGACAACGGCTCTGACCGTCCGGCAGGCCGCGTGGCGCCCGCCGGCCTTCCTGCAGGGGACTCTACCGGAGCCTTGCCAATTCCGTTTGTTTTCCTGTTGTCGCCCGCTTCACCCTGGATCATGTTCAAGAAGTTTGATGAAAAGGAAAGTGTGTCCAACTGCATCCAGTTGAAAACGTCAGTTATTAAGGGCATTAAGAGCCAACTGGTAGAGCAATTTCCAG ataagaaaacaagctcagagaGGGCACTGCCTTCCCCAAGGCCACCCAGCTACAAGTAA
- the MCTS2 gene encoding malignant T-cell-amplified sequence 2 isoform X2 produces MAVSRSRVQLELTHQGAHLQSSLPARRKHSYHFLLLKPYCFSDPHWRGISSRKNSGPSAVVTWRLESGSCQISPGRKARWLCHLPVSDNGSDRPAGRVAPAGLPAGDSTGALPIPFVFLLSPASPWIMFKKFDEKESVSNCIQLKTSVIKGIKSQLVEQFPGADTWEG; encoded by the exons ATGGCCGTGAGTCGGTCTCGTGTCCAGTTAGAACTAACTCATCAGGGTGCGCATCTCCAGTCTTCTCTTCCGGCAAGGAGAAAGCATTCGTATCACTTCCTGCTTCTCAAGCCCTACTGTTTCAGTGATCCTCATTGGAGAGGAATCAGCAGTCGAAAGAACAGCGGGCCAAGCGCAGTTGTGACGTGGCGTTTAGAGAGCGGAAGTTGTCAGATTTCACCGGGCCGTAAAGCGCGCTGGCTGTGTCATCTTCCGGTTAGCGACAACGGCTCTGACCGTCCGGCAGGCCGCGTGGCGCCCGCCGGCCTTCCTGCAGGGGACTCTACCGGAGCCTTGCCAATTCCGTTTGTTTTCCTGTTGTCGCCCGCTTCACCCTGGATCATGTTCAAGAAGTTTGATGAAAAGGAAAGTGTGTCCAACTGCATCCAGTTGAAAACGTCAGTTATTAAGGGCATTAAGAGCCAACTGGTAGAGCAATTTCCAG GGGCTGACACGTGGGAGGGGTAG